DNA from uncultured Fusobacterium sp.:
ATATGTATCCATTGTTGTAGATATAGAAGAATGCCCTAACCATGCTTGTAACTCTTTCATATCCATTCCTCCATTATACATATTAGTTGAGAAAGAATGTCTCAAACAATGAAAATGAACATCTTCATACCCTAATTTTTGAGTGATTTCTTTAAACTTTTTAGTAATATAATCTAGCTTTATTAAATCTCCATTTTCTTTAACACAGATATTATCAAGATATTTTTTATTGTATGAACTTTTAAACATATCTTTAAAATGGTTTTGTCTTTCCTTTAGATTTAGTAAAAAATTTTCAACTTCAGGAATTAATTCTATAGTTCTATAACTTGATTTTGTTTTTAATTTTTTTCTGTTTAAAAGTTCTCTTTTTTCTCCTTCTATCAAAGAATTTCCAATAGTCATTTTTTTATTTTTAAAATCTATATTGCTCCATAAAAGTCCTGCAGTCTCACTTCGTCGTAAACCATAATAAATACTAAAAAAAGTAGGTAATTCTAAATGTGTCCCTTTAATATAACTAAGAATTTCAAATGTTTCATCAGGCAATAAAGTTTTAGCAATATATTTTCTTTTTTTAGGTTTATCTACTAAATCAGCTTGATTTGAAGTTACCAATTCTTGTTTTAAAGCAGTTTGAAGACATTTACGAATATTTGCATGATACCTTATAACTGTATTAGGATTTAATTTCTTCTCATTCAAGCAATAAGTATAAAATTCTTGTATATGCTTAGCTTTTAAATCTTTTAATAAAATTTTTTTAGATTCAAAATATGGGATTATTTTTCTTTCAATATTCATAGTATAGCCACGAACAGTATTTGGTTCTAAACCAGCTTTTATAGAATTTAGCCATTGTTTTAAATAGTCTGTAAAATAAATATCCTCGATTTCATTTTTAGAATCAGAAAAATAAAATCTACTCCATTTTTTTCTAAAAAGTTTTAATCTATATCTAGCCTCATTTTCATTCTCTAAATTTTTTCTTTTGCTTTCTTCAATTACTTTTAATTTTGTACTCTCCGAATGCCTTATTTTTTCTTTTGTTATTGGATGAATAGTATCAATTATCAAATGGTAATATCCATCTTTTTTTCTTATTCTTCCTGGAAGTAAATAATTTTTAAGATTGATTTTTTCTGCCATAAGCAAAACCTCTCTATTCATTATTATTTTCTAAAAAATTAATAAGATTTTCTTTAGTAATTTTATAAAGTCTTCCAATGCGAATATGTTTTAGTTTTCCATCTACACAAGCTTTTCTAGCACTATCTTTAGATATTCTGCAATAGTTAGCCACGTCTTTTAAGTTTAATACATCTGGATAAGCTGCCAAATCTCTATATTTTTCAAACATAACTCCACCCCCTTTTTTTATTTGATATATATAAATTTTATTCTTCTTTTTCATCAATAGTTTCTGCTTCTTTTAATTCTACATTTTTTCTTTTTTCTTTTTTTCTTATTTCATGCATCATATATACAGCAAATAGTAGATTATCAACCTCTTCTTTTTCAACATCATCAATAATTTCATCAGTTTCTAAGTGTGTTGTGGCTATAGTTTTAAAATTTTTATATCTTTTTTTTTCTTCTTTTGTTAAAGAATCATATATTATTTTTTTAGGATTTTGTTTTTTACTTGATAAATTTGTAAAAATTTTTTCTACTCCCATCATACTAGTAAATCCTAAAAGTCCCCCTATTATTGTCCCATTTTGAAGAGAATTAACGGATACTCCAAAAAATAAACTTATTAGCATCCCACCTAAAGTACCAAAAAGTGGAAAACTTGTCCAAGTATAATAACAATTATAATCAGTTTTATAAAGCTTACATAATTTTTTTATGGCTTCAAAAGGGACTTTTTTAGTTACTCCGTCTTCATAGCGTTGTAAAGTAGTTGTAGGAATTCCTGTTTTATCTGCTACTTCTGCTAAACTAAGTTTTCTTTTTAATCTACTTTTTTTTAATTTTTTGTTATCAAAAGAATTTTCCAAAAATTCTAATAATACATCTTTCATTTATTCCCTCCTATATCCCGATTAATTGTTTTATATATCCTCATAATATTATTATTTTTTCAAAAAGTCAATATCTTTTTTAAAAATATCCCTTTTTTTAGAAATGAAAAAACATTTAAAAGCATAAAAAATTTAAGTAGATAAAACTATTTTGACTTGAATATTTTTTATAATTTAACTTTCCTTGCTTTTTTTAAAAAACTTTCTGATAAATTGGAAATATTAAGAATATTCCTTTCAAAAAAAGAATAAACATCTATAGCTTTTTTGATGAAAATGCTAGAATCTTATTTTTTTCCTAAGAAAGCATTTTTAACAGATAATTATTCAAATATACAAAATTTAAAAATATATTTATGAATTAAGTATAATTATTTATATTTAAAAAGTTTAAAGAAGAATAAAACAAATTAAATCTTTGTAAAAAATATTAAAAAGTTTCTATTGACTTATAAAAACCCAAATAGTATAATCAAAAAAAGTGTTTATATAACGATAAAAACATATAAAAAAAGAAAGAAAGGGATAAAAATAAGATTAAGAAGTATAGGATTTTTATTAATTTTGGCAGCGGAATTATCTTATGCAATAAGACCTCCGTCAAACGAGATTAATGTTGAAAAAAGAAGAGAAGAACAGGAAAGACTTAGGTATATTCAAGAAATTTCAAAATCTAAAATTCAAAGAAAAAATGAATTAAATGAAATTATTGAACCAGCAGAAGAAAAAGGAAGTGAAATTAAAAAGATTATAATCAAAGGAAATTCGGTAGTATCTTCCTTTGATTTAAAGATAATCGCTAAAAAATATATAGGAAAAAAAGGCGGAGCAAATATAATAAATCTTTTAAAAGAAATAGAGAATACATATTTAAAAAGGGGATATGTTGCTGCAAGAGTAAAGATTGATATGGAAAATTCAAACTTTAAAGAAGGTATGGCAGCATATAAAATACTAGAAGGAAATATAGAAAAAATAGCTTTTAAAAAACCTGTTTTATACGAAAAAGAAAAAATAACTTTCTCTTTTCCTTGTAAAGAAGGAGATGTTGTAAATATAAAAGATTTAGATCAAGGAATAGATAATCTTAACAGTGTTTCATCTAATAATGCAAAATTTAATCTTATTCCAGGAGAAAATCTTGGAGGAACAATTATAGAGATTGAAAACAAAAAATCAAAAAGAGTGTCAGGAAATATAAATTATAATAACTTAGGACAGTCTTCCACAGGAGAAGAAAGAGGAAAAGTCTCTTTAACTTTTGATGATATTTTAGGTTTTAATGATTCATTAACAGGAGTTTATCAAAAAAAACTTGGAAGAAATAATGATGAAAGAGATAGTGAAAATTTTTCTTTTTATTACAAAGTTCCGTATAAATATTGGGAATTTATGGTAAGTAAAGACCAATCTGAATATTTGAGTACAATTCATGCTCTTAATACAAAATATAAATCAGATGGTATTTCCAAAAATATAAATTATGGTGTAAGAAGAGTTATAAACAGAAATGATGAAAGTAAAACAGATGTAGGAATAACTCTTACAAATAAAGAAACTAAAAACTATATAGAAGATATAAAACTTATTACAAGTTCAAGAAACCTTTCTATATTAAAATTTGATTTAAATACTCAAAGAAAATTATGGAATGGAATTTTATATGGAAATATAGGTTACCATAGAGGACTTGACAGATTTAGAGCAGAAAGCGACCATGATAAAGAAAAAGATGTCCCAAAGGCACAATTTACAAAATATACAATGGATTTAAACTGGTATAAACCGTTCCAAATAAAAAATCAAAATTTTACTTATAGATTTGGCTTTAGTGGACAATATTCTGATGATATTTTATATTCTTCAGAAAAGTTAGGAATAGGAGATGATACAACAGTAAGAGGGTTTAAAGAAAACTCTATAATGGGAGATAAAGGATTTTATATAAGAAATGAACTAAGCTGTAGTTATAAAATATTTGAACCTTTCATAGCCTATGATACAGGTCGTGTAAAAGATGTATATAAAGATGAATTTTATAGAAAAAATGGTAATGAAATGAGTGGTATTTCTATTGGGTTGAGAACTTATTACAAAGGGTTTGTTGGAAGTATTACATATTCTAAACCTCTTTCAGCTCCAAGTTACATAGAAAAAAATCCTCAAGAAGTTTATATCAGCATAAGTTACAGTTTTTAAAGAAAAGGAAGTGAATATTTATGAAAAATGAGAAAACAGTGAAATTTTTTATTTATATTTATACTTTATTTTCAGTTTTTCAAGGTCCGATTTATGCAGCAGAAATAATTGTAGATAAAAATAAAAATCCAAATGTAAATATTGATAAAGCTCCAAATGGAAAAGTGGATTTTATCAATATAAATAATCCAAATAAAAATGGTATTTCTCACAATGTTTTTACTGAATTTAATGTAGATAAAAATGGTGTAATTTTAAATAATGGGAAAGATTTTACAACATCACAGCTTGGAGGAATTATATACGGAAGTCCAAATTTTCAGAATGGCGGGAGAGAAGCTACTTTGATACTTAATGAAGTGAGCGGGATTAATAGAAGTAAAATAGAGGGGTTTACAGAGATAACGGGAAAAAAGGCTGATTATATTTTGGCAAATCCAAATGGCATTTATGTTAATGGTGCTGGCTTTATTAATATGGGAAGAGTAACATTTACTACAGGAGTTCCTGTAATAGATAATTTTGGAAAATTAACAAGTTTCAATGTAAATGATGGAACTGTTACAGTTGGAAGCTTAGGACTGGATACACGAAATGTATCTATGTTTGATATAATTTCAAGGACAGCAGAACTTTATGGATCCATATATGGTGGAGAAAATGTAAATGTTATTCTTGGAAGAAATGAATATGACTATACAACAGGAAAAGTAACAGCTAAAACAGATGATGGTTCAGAAAAACCTAAACTTGCTCTTGATGGAAAAGCTTTAGGTTCTCTTTATGCTGGAAGAATATTTCTTCAAAGTACAGAAAAAGGTGTTGGAGTAAACAGTGAAGGAGAAATGCTTGCAGGCATGGGCGACTTAGAATTAGATGTCAATGGTGATTTAATTTTAAAAAATGCTCAAGCTAAAAATAATATTAGAGTGAAATCAGATAATCTAACTGCAAAAGAAAAAATTGCAGCAGAAAAAGATATTACTTTAAATTCTAAAGAGATTTTAAATGAAGGTAATATAGTTTCAAATAATAATTTAGAAATTTCAGCAAAAACATTAAATAACAAGAAAAATATAGTTTCTGGAAAAGTCCTAATTAATTCTGAAAAAACAGAAAATGAAGGAAAAATTCAGGGAAATGAAGTTTTATCTATTAAAAGTGAAAATATTTACAATAGTGGCAATATGCTTGGAACTACAACAAAAATTGAAAGTGATGAAAGCATAAATACAGGTACTATATATGGAGAAAGTACATTGAATATCACTTCAAATTTAAATAACAGTGGTAATATTCAAAGCAAGAAAAATATAGATATAGCAGGAAATGTTGTTAATAATAATATTATAGCTTCAGGAGAAAAGATTTCTTTTAAAAGTGAAAAGATAGAAAATTCTAAAATATTATCATCATCTGATATTAATTTAACAGCAGAAACTTTTAGTAACAGTGGAGAAGTAACAGGAGAGGCTCTTAATGTAAATTCTTCTTCTGGAGAAAACAGTGGAATACTTTATGGAAAAAACAGTGCAGTTTTTGATATAAAAAATGAATTTAAGAATGATAATTTAGTTCAGAGCTTAGGAGATATAACACTTAATTCTGACAAAATAACAAATACTGGAAATATGTTTTCAGGAAACAACTTAACAGTAAATTCTTCTGAACTTTTAAATAAAGGGCAGATAGTTTCTGATAACAATGGAAAATATAATATTGATAATATAATAAATGAAAACCTTATTCAAGGAAATGAACTAGAATTAAAAAATGTTAAAAATTCAGGAAATCTATTATCTAAAGGAAATATTTATGCAGAAAATTTAGAAAATAGTAAAAATGTTTCAGCATTAAAAGGTATTACTTTAAATAATGTAGTTAATACAGTTGATGGAAAAATTGTATCAGATAAAAATATATTAATAAAAACATCATTGGAGAATGATGGAATTTTATCTGCAAAAAATAATATAGATTCTGAAAATATAAGCAATAAAGGAAAAATGCTGGCTGACGGCAACTTGACACTTGTAAGTTTAAATAAAAACAGCGGAGTTATTCAAGGTAATAATATAAATATATCAAATGAAAATGTTTTTGATAATAATTCTGGAGAAATTAAAATCTTTAATGATAATTCTGCATTAAAAATTAAGGCAGAAGAAATAAAAAATAAAGATGGTATAATTGGTTCACAAGGAATACTTGATATAGAGGTTGACAAAGACTTAAACCTTGATGAAGGAAAATATATAGGTAATAAAGAATTGAACATAAAAGCTGTTAATCTCGTTTCTGAAAATAATTTTGAAAATGCAGGAAATATAAATTTGGCTCTTACTGGAGATTTAAAGAATAACAATAAATTTGTTACAGGGGGAAATCTAAATATTAATGCACAAAACATAGAAACCAATGGAAGTATAGGCAGTGTTGGAATTACATCTATCACTCTTAAAGGCTTTTTAAAAAATCTAGGAGAAATGATTTTTGGAAAAGGAGAAAATAGTATTAAGGCAAAAAGAATAGAGAATGATGGATTTATTATTTCCAATGATAATTTAAATATAAATATCAATAATCTTAAAAATAGCGGTCAGATAGCAGGAGCAGGAAATCTGAATATTACAGCAGGAAATAATGTAACAAATAATGAAAATTCTTTAATTTTTTCTGGAAAGGATATGATTTTAACAGCAGAAAAAAATATCATCAATAAAAAAGCTGAAATATATTCAACTAGAAACTTAGAAATAGCAGCAAAAAATAAAATTCAAAATACTGTTGGAAGTATAGAGGCTTTAGGAGATATTAATTTAGAAGCAGATATAGTTAATAATGTTGGAGAACTTACAGGAAGTTATACTAAAAAGATTGTAAGCGGAAGTCAAAGTAGCATAGATGTAACAAAACTTGATTTATCTAAAGTTGATAAAGATTTACAAGATGGTTTAAATAGAGCAAGCAGAAAAAGCAAAAGATGGCAAGGAGAGAAATTTCTTGATACAGCAGAAGAAGGTGTCAGCAACTTTGTAAGTAATACATCAAATATAAAGTCAGCAGGAAATATTGATATTAAAGCTAAAAACATATTAAATAAAGAGGGAAATATTACAGCAAATAATAATATAAATATCATAGCAGATACTTTAAATAACGACAGAGATTACAGGGAAATAGATGTTAAATTAAATTTTAGAAGAAATTATAAATACAAAAAAAGAACTCATAAAACAGGTCATTCTAAAATCTATGCTTCTACAACAGCAAAACAGAGATTATATGGAGATAAAACTACAAATATTACAGCAGGAGGCAATATAAATATAACTGCTGAAAAACTAGGGAATGGAGAATATACAACAGGAACATCTGTTATAACAACAAAAGAAGGAATTACACATGGAATAGTATTTAACAACCAAAATAATATTAAAAAAGATGGAACTATTCAAGTGGAAGATTTTACAAAAATACCTGAAGGGGATAAAGGATTATTTAAAGTTAATCAAGATTTAGCAGATATAGAAGCAAAGGTTGAAGGCAGAAAAGAACCTAAATTTTCATATCTTGTTGAAACAAATGTAAAATTTATTGATAAAGGATATTATCTTGGTTCAGAATATTTCTTCAGCAGGATAAATTTTAATCCTGAAAAAGATATAAGACTCCTTGGAGATTCTTTCTATGAAACTACAATAGTTAATAAGGCGATATTTGAATCAACAGGAAGAAGATATTTAAATGGTGCAGCAACAGATAAAGAACAAATGCAGATTCTTTATGATAATTCTGTAAAAGCTATGGAAGATTTTAATTTGTCTATTGGAGTTGCCCTTACAAAAGATCAAATAAATAATTTGAAAAATGATATCATATGGTATGTGGAAGAAGAAGTAAATGGAATACCTGTCCTTGTTCCAAAAGTATATCTGTCAAAAGAAACACTGGCTTCTTTAGATGATATAAAAGGAAACCAAATAAATGCAGGAAAAGAACTTAATATTAGTGCTCTTGCTGTAAATAATACAGGTTCTCTTTTAGGAGAAAAAGGAGTAACAATAACAACAGATAATTTAATAAATGAAAGTATGAGAAATGGAGCTTATGCTGATATATCAGGAGAAAGTATAACTATATTTGCCAAAAACGATATTATTAATAGAGGGGGAAATATAGGAGCAGATAAAAATCTTATTTTAAACAGTGAAAATGGAAGCATATTGAATGAAACCAAAGTTGTAATAAACAGAAATACTCATAGAGATATAATAACAGATATTACAGGAATAGGAAATATGAGTGGAGATAATGTAAAAATTTCTGTAGGAAATAGCTTTACAAATGCAGGAGGACAAGTTCAAGCGAATAAAGATGTAAATATATCAGCTGGAAAAGATATTAACCTTACTTCTGTGGAAACAGTAACTAGAAAAGAGACAGGAAGTAGCAGAAATTATACTGTAAATGAAAAAGTACAAAATATAGAAAGTACAATATCAGGAGAAA
Protein-coding regions in this window:
- a CDS encoding tyrosine-type recombinase/integrase, with translation MAEKINLKNYLLPGRIRKKDGYYHLIIDTIHPITKEKIRHSESTKLKVIEESKRKNLENENEARYRLKLFRKKWSRFYFSDSKNEIEDIYFTDYLKQWLNSIKAGLEPNTVRGYTMNIERKIIPYFESKKILLKDLKAKHIQEFYTYCLNEKKLNPNTVIRYHANIRKCLQTALKQELVTSNQADLVDKPKKRKYIAKTLLPDETFEILSYIKGTHLELPTFFSIYYGLRRSETAGLLWSNIDFKNKKMTIGNSLIEGEKRELLNRKKLKTKSSYRTIELIPEVENFLLNLKERQNHFKDMFKSSYNKKYLDNICVKENGDLIKLDYITKKFKEITQKLGYEDVHFHCLRHSFSTNMYNGGMDMKELQAWLGHSSISTTMDTYSHLLDKKIKKSAKIVEEVMKKKDDESNTDEK
- a CDS encoding helix-turn-helix domain-containing protein, with protein sequence MFEKYRDLAAYPDVLNLKDVANYCRISKDSARKACVDGKLKHIRIGRLYKITKENLINFLENNNE
- a CDS encoding helix-turn-helix transcriptional regulator — its product is MKDVLLEFLENSFDNKKLKKSRLKRKLSLAEVADKTGIPTTTLQRYEDGVTKKVPFEAIKKLCKLYKTDYNCYYTWTSFPLFGTLGGMLISLFFGVSVNSLQNGTIIGGLLGFTSMMGVEKIFTNLSSKKQNPKKIIYDSLTKEEKKRYKNFKTIATTHLETDEIIDDVEKEEVDNLLFAVYMMHEIRKKEKRKNVELKEAETIDEKEE
- a CDS encoding ShlB/FhaC/HecB family hemolysin secretion/activation protein, which produces MAAELSYAIRPPSNEINVEKRREEQERLRYIQEISKSKIQRKNELNEIIEPAEEKGSEIKKIIIKGNSVVSSFDLKIIAKKYIGKKGGANIINLLKEIENTYLKRGYVAARVKIDMENSNFKEGMAAYKILEGNIEKIAFKKPVLYEKEKITFSFPCKEGDVVNIKDLDQGIDNLNSVSSNNAKFNLIPGENLGGTIIEIENKKSKRVSGNINYNNLGQSSTGEERGKVSLTFDDILGFNDSLTGVYQKKLGRNNDERDSENFSFYYKVPYKYWEFMVSKDQSEYLSTIHALNTKYKSDGISKNINYGVRRVINRNDESKTDVGITLTNKETKNYIEDIKLITSSRNLSILKFDLNTQRKLWNGILYGNIGYHRGLDRFRAESDHDKEKDVPKAQFTKYTMDLNWYKPFQIKNQNFTYRFGFSGQYSDDILYSSEKLGIGDDTTVRGFKENSIMGDKGFYIRNELSCSYKIFEPFIAYDTGRVKDVYKDEFYRKNGNEMSGISIGLRTYYKGFVGSITYSKPLSAPSYIEKNPQEVYISISYSF
- a CDS encoding hemagglutinin repeat-containing protein, translated to MKNEKTVKFFIYIYTLFSVFQGPIYAAEIIVDKNKNPNVNIDKAPNGKVDFININNPNKNGISHNVFTEFNVDKNGVILNNGKDFTTSQLGGIIYGSPNFQNGGREATLILNEVSGINRSKIEGFTEITGKKADYILANPNGIYVNGAGFINMGRVTFTTGVPVIDNFGKLTSFNVNDGTVTVGSLGLDTRNVSMFDIISRTAELYGSIYGGENVNVILGRNEYDYTTGKVTAKTDDGSEKPKLALDGKALGSLYAGRIFLQSTEKGVGVNSEGEMLAGMGDLELDVNGDLILKNAQAKNNIRVKSDNLTAKEKIAAEKDITLNSKEILNEGNIVSNNNLEISAKTLNNKKNIVSGKVLINSEKTENEGKIQGNEVLSIKSENIYNSGNMLGTTTKIESDESINTGTIYGESTLNITSNLNNSGNIQSKKNIDIAGNVVNNNIIASGEKISFKSEKIENSKILSSSDINLTAETFSNSGEVTGEALNVNSSSGENSGILYGKNSAVFDIKNEFKNDNLVQSLGDITLNSDKITNTGNMFSGNNLTVNSSELLNKGQIVSDNNGKYNIDNIINENLIQGNELELKNVKNSGNLLSKGNIYAENLENSKNVSALKGITLNNVVNTVDGKIVSDKNILIKTSLENDGILSAKNNIDSENISNKGKMLADGNLTLVSLNKNSGVIQGNNINISNENVFDNNSGEIKIFNDNSALKIKAEEIKNKDGIIGSQGILDIEVDKDLNLDEGKYIGNKELNIKAVNLVSENNFENAGNINLALTGDLKNNNKFVTGGNLNINAQNIETNGSIGSVGITSITLKGFLKNLGEMIFGKGENSIKAKRIENDGFIISNDNLNININNLKNSGQIAGAGNLNITAGNNVTNNENSLIFSGKDMILTAEKNIINKKAEIYSTRNLEIAAKNKIQNTVGSIEALGDINLEADIVNNVGELTGSYTKKIVSGSQSSIDVTKLDLSKVDKDLQDGLNRASRKSKRWQGEKFLDTAEEGVSNFVSNTSNIKSAGNIDIKAKNILNKEGNITANNNINIIADTLNNDRDYREIDVKLNFRRNYKYKKRTHKTGHSKIYASTTAKQRLYGDKTTNITAGGNINITAEKLGNGEYTTGTSVITTKEGITHGIVFNNQNNIKKDGTIQVEDFTKIPEGDKGLFKVNQDLADIEAKVEGRKEPKFSYLVETNVKFIDKGYYLGSEYFFSRINFNPEKDIRLLGDSFYETTIVNKAIFESTGRRYLNGAATDKEQMQILYDNSVKAMEDFNLSIGVALTKDQINNLKNDIIWYVEEEVNGIPVLVPKVYLSKETLASLDDIKGNQINAGKELNISALAVNNTGSLLGEKGVTITTDNLINESMRNGAYADISGESITIFAKNDIINRGGNIGADKNLILNSENGSILNETKVVINRNTHRDIITDITGIGNMSGDNVKISVGNSFTNAGGQVQANKDVNISAGKDINLTSVETVTRKETGSSRNYTVNEKVQNIESTISGENINLQAGKNLNAIGSDVTAGNNLDIKAGENVNIAASVDNETYEKHKSSSGFFSSKESVDVKYNETIKGSNFISGNDMNISAGNNVNVAGSNVVSENNLNLEAGNNVVISSALEGSSQYHENVKTGFLGLSGRQQKDKEIDYTNVKSYVGAGENINIKADKNVTVLVSDVEARNDVNINAGKDVNIIAGDDIRIKESEKHKHKTSLFGGVKDLNFEIGMKTEISKNKNSTLDTKVTGSNISSRGDVNISSGKDIKIEASNIEGKNTNLKAENELNVTGRDELHVSKIKNEKGEIKITAGVNLGGIKDTVDSVVNMVESAKDIPKAGGVIKDLASGKDLNESLEGKEDSINALNTWLNGPADGGVSAGIYAGAEAVKDKSEVKVKDTIGSTIISENDVNLKTDKGDMNFTGTDIYADNDININSGKDINISSGKEKSENKTSSQSVNGQINIVTGQISGGISVSEGESKSEINKNSNFYAENNIDISGKDMTVKGGNIEGEHIKIDVDNLHVESLQDKSSSSDKSVNVHGSSDNKNNTSTGAGMTSGKYDKEWVENQTSIIGREDSHITVGGNTHLEGGLLGGKDTTLNTGSLSFNDIKDYEKGTNIGLSENISKGQKDENSNDYTSQLDYSATDREQITHATVGAGTITVGGKEENPEGLNRDESKAQEITKDVTVDNINMKYDSERRDWTLKELDSIMSNDMKTVVVDPLVKLNEAFNFVTLKELTPYKVTVEKDENGNIITNTEKVSGPLDPESKVHINGMITNLDLAIEEIKKQHIKEGINDENLENLEIGEKQEFILMHNDTNGFLADLYESAIDRYGTKGPNKIYSDAAKKLGDILWENKDKVNEVTAFSQGTLLYAAAMKYIEDTHGEGSVAQIKTNTIILVGSAQPVEDFKEYMADRGNNAEINSKVDSKDLVGSLVGLNPGNVETDEVIKAKEDKTFLDYHSGYTKGQKTAKEEKTSFQKGREILDKGLQIFNYKNYFRKDKEKNENKK